One window of the Hoplias malabaricus isolate fHopMal1 chromosome Y, fHopMal1.hap1, whole genome shotgun sequence genome contains the following:
- the LOC136678821 gene encoding arf-GAP domain and FG repeat-containing protein 1-like isoform X1: MSAKRRQEEQHLKLLREMLALPPNRSCFDCAQKGPTYANMTVGSFVCTTCSGILRGLNPPHRVKSISMTTFTQQEIEFLQKHSNEVCKHIWLGLYDDHSSAVPDFREPQKVKEFLQEKYEKKRWYVPPEQAKVLASVQASISGSSASSTSSTPEVLPQPIKTLHLNKTPSNQSPVSARSQLTVEKKFDLLSDLGGDIFAAPVSQSAGASNFANFAHFNRPSAQNSSTTDFANFDSFGSSSVSHHFPPSLSSSHPQPSPHLTQTGSVSVPPLPSVPVPGVQSSLSSEDRYAALAELDSALSSTLKASQGVFDAVPGTIAAPPPPGIPSMQQGYTAAPSTNPFLASGVVGEQMSTNPFQTNGRASASGSMSMPAGFGNAASYCLPTSFSGTFQQQFPGQGPFHPLPPSAYAQPNGGFPYVQAKPPPNYGQPQMSSNPFMSGAPAGPYPSGGSSTNPFL; encoded by the exons ATGTCTGCGAAGCGGAGGCAGGAGGAGCAGCACCTGAAGCTGCTGCGGGAAATGCTGGCGCTGCCGCCGAACAGAAGCTGCTTCGACTGCGCGCAGAAAGGACCGACCTACGCCAACATGACCGTGGGCTCCTTCGTCTGCACAACCTGCTCCGGAATATT GCGAGGTCTTAACCCACCGCACAGAGTGAAGTCCATCTCCATgaccacattcacacagcaggagATCGAgttcctgcagaaacacagcaacGAG GTGTGTAAGCACATCTGGCTGGGGCTGTATGATGACCATAGTTCTGCTGTTCCCGATTTTCGTGAGCCTCAGAAAGTGAAGGAGTTCCTCCAAGAGAAGTACGAGAAGAAGAGATG GTACGTTCCCCCGGAGCAGGCCAAGGTTCTAGCTTCTGTTCAAGCCTCTATTTCTGGTTCCTCAGCGAGCAGCACCAGCAGCACCCCAGAGGTCCTGCCCCAGCCAATTAAAACCCTGCACCTCAACAAGACTCCGTCCAACCAG tCTCCTGTCTCAGCTCGTTCTCAGCTCACTGTGGAGAAGAAGTTTGATCTCCTGTCGGATCTTGGTGGAGATATATTCGCTGCTCCTGTGTCTCAATCAGCTGGAGCCTCCAACTTTGCCAACTTTGCACATTTCAACAGACCCTCAG CTCAAAACAGTTCAACCACAGATTTTGCCAACTTTGATTCGTTTGGCAGCTCCAGTGTGTCCCACCATTTCCCCCCATCATTATCATCCTCTCATCCGCAGCCCTCCCCTCACctaacacaaacag ggagtGTGTCTGTTCCCCCACTGCCAAGTGTACCTGTGCCCGGTGTCCAGTCGAGTTTGTCCAGTGAGGATCGATACGCTGCTCTCGCTGAACTGGACAGtgctctcagctccactctcaAAGCCTCACAGGG tgtgttTGATGCTGTTCCTGGGACTATAGCAGCTCCGCCTCCTCCTGGAATTCCCAGCATGCAACAGGGTTACACAG CTGCTCCTTCCACAAATCCCTTCCTGGCATCTGGAGTGGTTGGGGAGCAGATGTCCACAAATCCGTTCCAGACAAATGGCAGAGCGTCCGCCTCAG GCTCTATGAGTATGCCGGCTGGTTTCGGGAATGCTGCGAGTTACTGCCTGCCCACCAGTTTCAGTGGGACCTTCCAGCAGCAGTTTCCAGGACAGGGACCTTTCCACCCTCTTCCTCCTTCAGCGTATGCACAGCCAAACG GTGGATTCCCATATGTCCAGGCCAAACCTCCACCAAACTACGGTCAGCCTCAAATGTCCAGTAACCCGTTCATG AGTGGAGCTCCAGCTGGGCCATATCCTTCGGGAGGATCTTCCACTAATCCATTTCtctga
- the LOC136679240 gene encoding F-box only protein 36-like isoform X2: MSAVLFEKSAQGPAPMKDYFHLQINTTQVIWRWWKISLRIDSRNTKPGEVIESHSDYLEDSSLQSQVLMVFGPEVLQYSRDVCKGQCDYLLRLPDSLLLNISTRLDLEDAAQLAQTCRRFKQLCSSEEFWEQTVRKHCDTVTAGMEDLAKEVGWRTVFFTNKLQLQKQISRRKLQNAADSALGLRMDPLQGHEDWNNDIKNGLK; encoded by the exons ATGTCGGCCGTGTTGTTTGAGAAGAGCGCTCAGGGTCCTGCGCCCATGAAGGATTACTTTCATTTACAGATAAATACTACACAG GTGATCTGGAGGTGGTGGAAGATCTCACTGAGGATAGATTCAAGGAACACAAAGCCGGGAGAAGTGATAGAGTCTCACAGTGATTATTTAGAGGACAGCAGTCTGCAGA GTCAGGTGTTGATGGTGTTTGGTCCTGAGGTTCTGCAGTACTCCAGAGATGTGTGTAAGGGTCAGTGTGATTATCTCCTGCGTCTCCCAGACTCTTTACTCTTGAACATCTCAACCCGGCTCGACCTGGAGGACGCGGCCCAGCTGGCCCAGACCTGCCGAAGGTTCAAACAG CTGTGTAGCTCAGAGGAATTCTGGGAGCAGACGGTGAGGAAACACTGTGACACTGTTACTGCAGGGATGGAGGATTTGGCCAAAGAAGTGGGCTGGAGAACGGTGTTCTTCACCAACAAACTGCAGCTGCAGAAACAAATCAGCCGCCGGAAGCTGCAGAATGCAGCAGACAGTGCTTTGGGGCTGAGGATGGACCCTCTACAGGGACATGAAGACTGGAATAATGACATTAAAAATGGACTGAAGTGA
- the LOC136679240 gene encoding F-box only protein 36-like isoform X1, which produces MSAVLFEKSAQGPAPMKDYFHLQINTTQVIWRWWKISLRIDSRNTKPGEVIESHSDYLEDSSLQSMKKEILGQVLMVFGPEVLQYSRDVCKGQCDYLLRLPDSLLLNISTRLDLEDAAQLAQTCRRFKQLCSSEEFWEQTVRKHCDTVTAGMEDLAKEVGWRTVFFTNKLQLQKQISRRKLQNAADSALGLRMDPLQGHEDWNNDIKNGLK; this is translated from the exons ATGTCGGCCGTGTTGTTTGAGAAGAGCGCTCAGGGTCCTGCGCCCATGAAGGATTACTTTCATTTACAGATAAATACTACACAG GTGATCTGGAGGTGGTGGAAGATCTCACTGAGGATAGATTCAAGGAACACAAAGCCGGGAGAAGTGATAGAGTCTCACAGTGATTATTTAGAGGACAGCAGTCTGCAGAGtatgaaaaaagaaatattag GTCAGGTGTTGATGGTGTTTGGTCCTGAGGTTCTGCAGTACTCCAGAGATGTGTGTAAGGGTCAGTGTGATTATCTCCTGCGTCTCCCAGACTCTTTACTCTTGAACATCTCAACCCGGCTCGACCTGGAGGACGCGGCCCAGCTGGCCCAGACCTGCCGAAGGTTCAAACAG CTGTGTAGCTCAGAGGAATTCTGGGAGCAGACGGTGAGGAAACACTGTGACACTGTTACTGCAGGGATGGAGGATTTGGCCAAAGAAGTGGGCTGGAGAACGGTGTTCTTCACCAACAAACTGCAGCTGCAGAAACAAATCAGCCGCCGGAAGCTGCAGAATGCAGCAGACAGTGCTTTGGGGCTGAGGATGGACCCTCTACAGGGACATGAAGACTGGAATAATGACATTAAAAATGGACTGAAGTGA
- the LOC136677681 gene encoding probable G-protein coupled receptor 148 produces MESLKKLDAKLKIIVNSRVRDREMSNLTRAMDLPSELQTGLQNSSSSLENLQVLDSVKACVHSMAFMVTGLFTYLITVTVLGSPGLRQNPRYVLLCQHCVCISVFNISGAVLHCLRSLRWNVARITCWILFDLQVVMARSLIMTLTLMCLCTCLAICQPFQYPILIRRSFLWIMLLIWLLALVNPVVFTVMACTHQPWEYVIGLDAKCSTALEGKACITSSLLLLVVIVLLIISSYLLIYLEGRRAGHFSQSNSKGRQTILIHSLQMSFQILPAVIIITRLQQTLAVALATFLVFSIAQSLSPVVYGLRCRELQEELPRFLPHCLRGWINS; encoded by the exons ATGGAGTCTTTAAAAAAGCTGGATGCTAAGCTTAAGATCATAGTTAATTCCAgggtcagagacagagagatgtcTAACCTCACCCGAGCCATGGATTTACCTTCAGAGCTCCAGACAG GTTTACAGAACAGTTCTTCAAGCTTGGAGAACCTGCAGGTTCTAGACTCAGTAAAAGCCTGCGTCCATTCCATGGCTTTCATGGTTACAGGGCTCTTCACATACctgatcacagtgacagttCTAGGTTCTCCAGGACTGAGGCAGAACCCACGGTATGTCCTCCTATGtcagcactgtgtgtgtatctcgGTTTTTAACATCTCTGGCGCTGTTCTGCACTGTTTACGATCTCTCCGCTGGAACGTTGCTCGCATCACCTGCTGGATCCTTTTTGACCTACAG GTGGTCATGGCTCGTAGTTTAATCATGACCCTGACCCTGATGTGTCTGTGCACTTGTTTAGCCATCTGCCAGCCTTTTCAATATCCAATACTAATCAGACGTTCCTTTTTGTGGATCATGCTTCTGATCTGGCTGCTGGCTTTGGTCAATCCGGTCGTCTTTACCGTGATGGCCTGCACCCATCAACCTTGGGAATATGTGATCGGATTGGACGCTAAGTGCTCTACAGCTCTGGAAGGCAAGgcctgtatcactagctctctTCTGCTGCTGGTGGTCATTGTCCTGCTCATTATCAGCAGTTATTTACTAATTTATCTTGAAGGACGTCGAGCTGGACACTTCTCCCAATCCAACAGCAAGGGCCGCCAAACTATACTTATCCACAGCCTCCAAATGAGCTTCCAGATTTTACCAGCAGTTATCATTATCACCCGCTTACAGCAAACCTTAGCAGTTGCTCTGGCCACCTTTCTGGTGTTCAGCATTGCCCAGTCTCTCAGCCCTGTGGTTTACGGTCTCCGCTGCAGGGAACTCCAAGAAGAACTTCCCCGATTTCTTCCACATTGCCTCAGAGGATGGATCAACTCCTAG
- the LOC136678821 gene encoding arf-GAP domain and FG repeat-containing protein 1-like isoform X2, producing the protein MSAKRRQEEQHLKLLREMLALPPNRSCFDCAQKGPTYANMTVGSFVCTTCSGILRGLNPPHRVKSISMTTFTQQEIEFLQKHSNEVCKHIWLGLYDDHSSAVPDFREPQKVKEFLQEKYEKKRWYVPPEQAKVLASVQASISGSSASSTSSTPEVLPQPIKTLHLNKTPSNQSPVSARSQLTVEKKFDLLSDLGGDIFAAPVSQSAGASNFANFAHFNRPSGSVSVPPLPSVPVPGVQSSLSSEDRYAALAELDSALSSTLKASQGVFDAVPGTIAAPPPPGIPSMQQGYTAAPSTNPFLASGVVGEQMSTNPFQTNGRASASGSMSMPAGFGNAASYCLPTSFSGTFQQQFPGQGPFHPLPPSAYAQPNGGFPYVQAKPPPNYGQPQMSSNPFMSGAPAGPYPSGGSSTNPFL; encoded by the exons ATGTCTGCGAAGCGGAGGCAGGAGGAGCAGCACCTGAAGCTGCTGCGGGAAATGCTGGCGCTGCCGCCGAACAGAAGCTGCTTCGACTGCGCGCAGAAAGGACCGACCTACGCCAACATGACCGTGGGCTCCTTCGTCTGCACAACCTGCTCCGGAATATT GCGAGGTCTTAACCCACCGCACAGAGTGAAGTCCATCTCCATgaccacattcacacagcaggagATCGAgttcctgcagaaacacagcaacGAG GTGTGTAAGCACATCTGGCTGGGGCTGTATGATGACCATAGTTCTGCTGTTCCCGATTTTCGTGAGCCTCAGAAAGTGAAGGAGTTCCTCCAAGAGAAGTACGAGAAGAAGAGATG GTACGTTCCCCCGGAGCAGGCCAAGGTTCTAGCTTCTGTTCAAGCCTCTATTTCTGGTTCCTCAGCGAGCAGCACCAGCAGCACCCCAGAGGTCCTGCCCCAGCCAATTAAAACCCTGCACCTCAACAAGACTCCGTCCAACCAG tCTCCTGTCTCAGCTCGTTCTCAGCTCACTGTGGAGAAGAAGTTTGATCTCCTGTCGGATCTTGGTGGAGATATATTCGCTGCTCCTGTGTCTCAATCAGCTGGAGCCTCCAACTTTGCCAACTTTGCACATTTCAACAGACCCTCAG ggagtGTGTCTGTTCCCCCACTGCCAAGTGTACCTGTGCCCGGTGTCCAGTCGAGTTTGTCCAGTGAGGATCGATACGCTGCTCTCGCTGAACTGGACAGtgctctcagctccactctcaAAGCCTCACAGGG tgtgttTGATGCTGTTCCTGGGACTATAGCAGCTCCGCCTCCTCCTGGAATTCCCAGCATGCAACAGGGTTACACAG CTGCTCCTTCCACAAATCCCTTCCTGGCATCTGGAGTGGTTGGGGAGCAGATGTCCACAAATCCGTTCCAGACAAATGGCAGAGCGTCCGCCTCAG GCTCTATGAGTATGCCGGCTGGTTTCGGGAATGCTGCGAGTTACTGCCTGCCCACCAGTTTCAGTGGGACCTTCCAGCAGCAGTTTCCAGGACAGGGACCTTTCCACCCTCTTCCTCCTTCAGCGTATGCACAGCCAAACG GTGGATTCCCATATGTCCAGGCCAAACCTCCACCAAACTACGGTCAGCCTCAAATGTCCAGTAACCCGTTCATG AGTGGAGCTCCAGCTGGGCCATATCCTTCGGGAGGATCTTCCACTAATCCATTTCtctga